The genomic region gaaaacaaaatacgttaaataaataaattaaattaaaaataaaataaaataaaaaaatgagagaaaaaaatcagatatgcaaggtagaggaaaaaatggcaaaagaaatgagagcagtgcaagaaaataatggaaaaaaagagtcaacaccttggaaaaggagacacaaaaatactgaagaaaagaacaccttaaaaacagaatagttTAAAtggtaaagaggcacaaaaatttactgaagagaagaactccttaaaaagcagaattgaccaaatggaaaaagaactacACAAACtcactcaagaaaataattccttaaacattagaatttggcaagctcatgactccatgagacatcaagaaacaaagtccaaagaatgaaaaaataaagaaaatgtgaaatatgccCTTGGGaaaacgactgacctggaaaatggagagggaatttaagaattattggactacctaaaggCAAACAAAGACCCTAGACATCTTATTTCAATAAACTATCATGGAAaacgaaaactcccaggaatattatagccaagttactgagctcccaagtcaaggagaaaaaattgtaAGCATCCAGGAAAAAACAATTCAAccatcatggagccacagtcagggtaatacgagatttagcagcttctaaattaaaggTTTGGAAGGCTTGaaaaatgatattctggaaggcaaaggagctaggattacaaccaagaatcacctactcaccaaaactgagtataatcttcaggggaaaaatagacattcaatgaaatagaggattttcaagcattgtggatgaagagaccagagcaaaaaaattgatattcaaacataagactcaagagaagcacaaaaaggtaaacagggaagagaaatcataaaggattcaacaaggttaaacagtttacattgttacatgggaggatgatacttgttactTTTAAgagctttttcattattagggcagttagtaGGCACATGTGTGAGATGAATATCATAGGACAattgtctaaaaaataaaattaaggaacaaaaaagagaaatgcattGAGTGAAGCtgaaagggaaacaaaaaatggaataaattatctcacataaaagaggcataaaagagcttttatagtggaagggaagatggggaacGTGAGTGGGGAGAGTgcatgaaccttattctcatcagaattggctgaaagagggaataacatgcatactcagttgggtatagaaatctatcttagtagaggggaaggggataagagaaggaggtggGGCTGATAGATGGGAGGGTGGATTGGGGAAtacagtagtcagaagcaaaacacttttgaggatggacagggtgaaaggagagagaaaatagaataaacaggtgggggatagaatggagggaaatacacagtaatcataactttgaaaaaattttgtagcaagtctctctgataaaggcttcatttttcaaatgtatagagaaccgaatcaatttataaaaagaaaagatccattccccaattgataaatggtcaaaggatatgaacaggaagtttccaggagaagaaatcaaaactatcaatagtcaaataaaaatgctcgaaatcactggtgattagagaaatgcaaattaaaacaactctgaggtgccactcCACATCTGTCGAATTGGttaaatgacagaaaagaaaaatgacaaatgttggagatgtgggaaaattgagacattaatgccctggtggtagagttgtgaattgattcaatcattctgtaggACAATTTGGAACATGGCCCAGAGgactttgacctagcaatactaggtctgtatctcagaaagttaaaaaaaaaacaaaaaggaaaagtaccaacatgtacaaaaatatttataacagctcttttagtggtggcaaagaattggaaattgagaagatgctgatcaattggggaatggctgagcaagtcgtagtatatgattctgatggaacactattgtgttaTGAGAAATGTTGAGCAagtagaaaaatctggaaagacttaaatgaactgatgcaaagtgaaacaagcagaaccaagagaacactatacatagtaacagcaacattgtatgatgatcaactgtgaatgacttagctattctcagcaatgcaatgacctaagataattccaaagaacttatgatgaaaaacgctatccatcTCCAATGAAAGAACTGATGggttctgaatgcagattgaagcatacatttttaacTGTATTATTCTTGAATTTTTagaaacatgactaatatggaaatatgttttgcatgactacacattcaTTCTTTCTCTACATTATCATTCAAATCCAtttcaatttagttcaattcaattaaaaagatTGTTTAAACCAAATTGTGCACAGAGCACAGTGGTAGATACtagggaaaaaatacaaagtgTAGGTAGGTTGTGATCCCTACTTTCATGGAATGAATTTATAAATCTGGTAGGAGGATATGATACACATACAAATAAGCAagacaaaataatattctgaCAAACATATTAGAAAGACATACTCTGTCATGCGGTCTCTCTCCTGTTGCCTCTAAATGAGTATAAACAATCTTAGAAGAttgcttatatttttttctgttccaaAATAATCCTTTAAAATTAGGTGTTCTTAACTATAGAGCTCTTCAGAATAAAATTTCacaataatggaaggaaatgacaaatttccATTAAAGATTAGTTAAAAACAAAGATgtgattattttttcctattaaatttaTAGAACCCCTGAAATCTCTCCACTTCACTATGGAACCCAAATACTTTCTATATCCAAATATGTATGTGCGTTTTCAAATCTCTCTGTAAGGATGTGGGAGGGGGTGGTTGAATTAATTATTTAATCATCAAGATGTTAAGTCTTGATACCTTAAATAGGTGAGAACCCTTTTCTATTAAACCAATCTATAATAGGCTTTCAACCAGCATTTCCCAACTTTTGTTCCATAAATTCTTTCCAGTaacaataaaaatgtgttttgagCTTCCAGGGTAATTTAATAAACTGCTCATGGTATTTTTTTAGATGTATTCATTAGGTACTTACAATAACTATAATGATAAAATTTGTCCCCAAATTAAAATGTGTATTATATAATTgtaattacaaaatatattttgttttatctgtAATTCTGaaagttaaatataaaattgGAAAACCAATTATAAATTAAGAATATTTTATGTGGTATATtctataataatgaaaataagtcATCCAGCAAGACTCATATACCTACTTTTACCTGTAAGActtcatattaaatatttttagtttacaaaatttgttggatagaaatatttttaatgagatAAGTTACAACTTGGAAGATGTTTAATGTAATAATCATATATAAACTTTACTTCAGTGttcaatgtttttatttaaataaaggtTGTCAATACTTGATTTGACTGAGTCAAATCTGATTCTACATCCAGTTTCCCTATTTCATTTaacataagaataaaataaaaataattgctcACACAAATGTGAGGTGGAAAATGGTAGATGTTTATAAGCTGTCTTGCTGAGAAAtggacatttattttttatttttagttacctAACCAGTCAATGAAAATAGTTtgttatcatgtaaaatatttatttttctactaGCTAATgacaagcactgtgttaaattaaaaatatatgcaaagtataattgcattttttttgtttttaacaatgtTTATATCTAAACTAACCTTTGTAAAGAAAGGATCTCTTCAGACATGACTTTCTACTGTTCTACTACTGGCATATTGGCTACATTTTCACAGAATGTCTACTAAATGACTGACCAGTGTTGACAACCAGTTCACTTAAAAATCTAACATAAGTGAAGCATAAGTTTAAATCAGAAAAGTCTTTTTGCAATGAGAGGTAGTATGAGGTTTGTTTCTGCAGAATGTTTTTTGATGTTCCATGATGGTTTCAAGATAGTTTCGCAATACATGCGCCCAGCAATCAGTTTTCAAACAGCCGGACATTTGGACATTTGTTCTGTAACAATGCAAATGTTTGTAATATCTCAATTAAATGATAATAGCTGATGAGGTACAACCAattccagggtcacagaggggCATGAGGGGACTACTCTGGTGCAGTGTACAGAAGACAAGTGAAGGTATGCTTGTGCATCAGTTCATCCATTGGGAATCAACCAATTTGCCTTCAAATGTTGAGACCTTGTCACAGTTTGGAAACAATTTAATGATAATGAGAAATTTATAGAGAAATTTGATGAGAAAATGCAAGAACACATTGGCTTAGAAAGAAATGGTCCAAGTTTGATGTAATCTCTGCACAAACACCAAAATCACAATCACCGTGCACATTATCATGTTTTGCATCCCTGCAGAAACGAGCTTATGCTGCTTCAAACATGAGTGTGCTTGTTGTCATAgaggaaaattatatttataacataCTTGGGCAATTGTTTAGTGCTTAAtgttccattaattttttttttgcaagaactCCTTTGGCCATAGTCTCAAACCCCTAAGAGAAACCATCAAATGGTAACTATCGCTTTAGACTGagtggggttgggagggaggtaaAAGTCCTCTATCAACTTGTTTAATAGTCAGATTGTCTGAGGAAACTTGATCGCACCGTATGGATTGCCTATAAAATATCAAGCCAGTTCTGGCTCaagattttgagatttttttcagcAAAAATCCTAAGAAGAAATCAACTGGGggctgggaggaagggaggcagatcAGAGCCCCAGGACCCAGTCTCAGCCTTCTACTTCTTCCTTAACTCAAGCCATTCCCTGTCTGGATCTCCTCCCTGGTACCAGACTTTGGGAGTCTCTTGAGCATGCACTGGCTTTATATTTTATGGACAACTCATAGGATGTGACCAGGTTTCCTCAGCTAATCTGGACATACTTCCAGTAATGGTGATGAAATATTTTTCTCACTTAATCTAAAACATATTATTGGTTGGTTCAATAGAGAAGTGTTCTTACCTACCAGATCAGGGCTTAGCATCTTGAAACTTACCTTAATTAAGAGTCTGCAGAGTGGCTTGATTGATTTACTCAATCCTCCACCTTCACAGATAGATAATGCTTAAGCACCTGAATTGGAAAAGTGACTGCCTTCACAGAGTTCCTTCATTCCCCCAACATGGCATAAAGGGTACTAGTAGGTCACATGTGAGAACACTATTTCACCACACAGAACAGAACCAAGTatcaaagaaatttatttttttgctttcagaACCAAATCACCTTGTTGTCAGAAcgttcattttccttttggggtGTTTCAAGTTGTTGATGgccttagaggggaaaaaagacccTAGTCCATGATGCTGGTGCTACTTTTCGTAGTTCTTCGGATGTATGCCACAACCGCCATACTGAATGATACGAAGAATAAAATAATGCGAATAAGGACAAAAACCAAAATTGCAAAAAGGATAAAATCAGTGTCATCGTTTTCAGTAGGTCCACTGTCTAGGCTTCCACCATAACCCAACAGAGTACAAAATGGTGGAGACCAGCCAAACTGACAATGACAATTTTTATGGTTGTTGCAAACACCTCTATAGTTACACTTCTCAGGACTACAGTCAAAACGCAACTGTGCTATAGGAACACATATCTGATTTAAGCACATTGTGCTTTTGGTACACTTTGACCCATCCCACACCATTCCAAAATCTATCCACCCTGTCCCATAGTGATATTCTGTCCCAAAACATGTAATATCTCTTCTGTCCTTCTTTACTACTATTTGGTGAATTGTAATGTGCTCATCTAAATTTGGCATTGTCTGCAAACCTTCGCATTGCAGCCTTCCACACTTGACAGTTGATTGTCGACAAGGCACagtaatgtattttatttctttctgcttctctcctttagaatcatttttcttttgagtctccaCTCCGCAGTTTCCAAATCTATCTCCTTTCACATTCAACTGTTCGTAGCAGGCATCATTAGCATTTACAACACGAGTAGAAGCAAACGTTTCTCTGCATTGTATATGTCGGTCAGTACAATTCCCTTTAAAGCAAATGGCATTTGCGGTGCATGGCGTTCCATCTTGGACATAGCTATCTAGAGGGCAGAAGGCAGAACTTCCATTGCAGAACTCTGGAAGATCGCAGGTGCTGAATGCACGCCTGCAAAGTAACCCCAAAGCTCTAAAGTGACAGCTTTCGCAGCATGGTCCATAAGCACAGTCAGAATTAGGGGTCCGCTCACACCTCATGCTACAACAGGGATCCTCAAGACATTCTTTAACTGAACCACAGTCACACTGTTCGTTTATGTCTATTCTCTTATTACCACAAAGACGAAATGAATAAGCATAGTTATCATAAACGTTTGGAAGTCTGTTTAAACATTGATCCCAGTAATTAACTAAATCAAAAAACCGTCCATAACTGCAATTACtgagagaatcagaaaaaagtGGATGGTCTTCCATGAGACAATGTGACCTTCGGATACAATGACAGTAGATCTGATCATGAGGTAGGCCAAAGTTGTGACCTATATAATGCGCCAAGATTACTGAATAATAAAAGACCCTGTCATCCTGAAACCATAATAATATTGCTGCCCAGTTGCCATTGCATATTGAGTTTGGAAAAGCAGCATAACCAGTTTCCCCTGCCTTGTTTCCAGTAACTAGGGCTGAAGTATCATGTGGAAAGTTGTTAGAGATCACTAAATTTTTCCACAATCCATAATGTTCTGCTATTTCAGATGAAGATCCTATTAGCGGTACTTTATCGGAATATTGCCAAAGATACAGAAAAACTAGGACTGTAAAAATCCGAAACTGCTTATAAATGGAATCAACTATATGAGTCAAAGTCACCATTTGGTCAATGTGAATAGTAAGATTCCTGTTATGAGTGTCCACTCTAGAGCTGCTAACGCAAATCGCAATTTTTAAATAGCGGATGTGCGGCCACCAGTGGCTAAAGGGACCTGCCCGAGGACGAAGGCCAGTCACTGAGTAGGAAagctgttcattcatttcatttgttaAACTGCATCGAAAAAGATTCTGCCCAGCCTCCCCTTCTTCTGGCACCAGCTGGGATAACACATGTTCAAACTGGGAAGAACTGTGGAGAGGCTCGATTTCATAGGTGAAGTCATCCAAATGCAAAGTCCCTCGGAGACCCCCTTGGCAGGTGTTCAAGACAGCCATGGACGCGGGGATCCCTTCCAAATAGCCATGGTAGTAACAGTCGTTCGGGACATATGGATACTCCTCTTGGGGAGCTCCTTGCTTATCGTCCACTAGGATCGGGAGGTGTCTGGGCAACAGGAACTTCTTGACCCGCATATGGACCACGTACCTTCTGCCACCAAAGCGCAGCGAGTAGGAGAGCCTCCCGGGGACTTCAGCAAGAGCGCCGCTGGATCCTCTGAGGGCTCTTCGGCTGCTTAGCTGGCGGGGAATCACCACTTCAAAAGAAGAGAAGCGCCAGCCGGGACGGTGCTGTAGGCAGCCAGCTGGGTCCAGGAGCGCTAGCTCGAGTGCCAGGAGGAGCCCGGCTCTGGCCACAGAGGACCCCATGAGAAGCCAGAAGCAAAGAGCACGGGGATGGCTTGAGTAGCCTTGAAGACAAAGCCAGAGGTGGTTTAAGGAGACGCCTCCTGGGATTCACTGGGAGCGACAAGACCAGTCAACTGACAGCTCCCTCGTAATCCTTTCTCTCTGGTTACGCAACAATCCAGGGTCAAGGCTGGGCTGGCTACAGTGGACGTTGTGTGcttgcgtgcgtgcgtgcgtgcgtgcgtgtgtgtgtgtgtgtgtgtgtgtgtgtaccagtAGGGATAAAAGGAGCATTAGTGATGACTGCCACATTGTGCTACTGACTTGTGTACTTCTCAGCTTATGCcatctgcagatttgatgagCATACCATCTGTGCCTTTAAACAATAATAAAGATATTAAACGGCACAGGGACTTTCCCCTAGGTACTCCCCTGGAGACTTCCTGACAAAATTACATTGAACCATTAGTGACGATTTTTGAGCCCAGCCATCCAGCTAATTCCAAATGCTTCCGATCATACGATGGTTAAATCCATCTCTATCTTCTCCTCAAGAATAGCATGTAGCtttactaaaatctaggtaaaataTATCTATAGCATTTCCTTTATTCATTAGTTGGTAATGctgtaaaaaaaggggggggcgtGGTGgtggaaatgaggttagtctgtcAAGACTTGCTCCCGAAGTCACGCGGCTCTTTGTAATCAACACTTTTCTATAAAGTCGTTTGCCAATCATCTGTTTAATTACATATTCCAGGACCGGAGTTCTTAAGCTGGGGTCAGTgagcttttttcctttccttttcttttcttttcttttcttttcttttcttttcttttcttttcttttcttttcttttcttttcttttcttttcttttcttttcttttcttttcctttcttttcttttcttttcttttcttttctttttaatattttgagaactgtttcaatataaatggtttcctttatattcctatgtattttattttaagcttttaaaaatattcttctgagaagggggtctataggcttcaccagactgccaaagaattAGAATTATGAACagaattagggttagggttagcagCCATAGACAAGTTTAAGAACACCGTTCCAGAATTTTCTCAGGAAACATGGCCACAGGCTGTGGTTTGCAGGCTCTTTTTcattccccttttaaaaaatccatttgtCATTTTGCAAACTTATGGTACCTCTCAGGGACTGGACTTGACATTCATTTAGGAATTTAAAAGTGAGGAAAGTCCTTCTACCAATGCCAATGGTTAAATTTTTGAAGATACCAATCTGCAGATACCAATTGCTGTGTAGCACACAGCCTCTCCATTTGTTTTATCCCTTGTGCTGACTCAATGATCATCCCGTTGCCTTTTCCAGTAGGACATTTCTTGGATGGGGGTGCTTTTACAGATGGTCTCTTGAGTGTCTCTTTCATTATAGTCTCAAACCTGAACCACTGGCTTAGGTCTGACACATTTTTTCAGTAGTTCAGATTTGAGACGTAATGAAATGAAACATTCACAGACCATCTTAATGTTTAACCaaaaaaccatttttttaaaaactcaataaTAGCGTGGAAAGGATATTCAGCAAGGTCATAGCATAGATTCAGTCAGCCATAACTCCTCTGTCTCTACATTCACCATAGTGGCCTACCTGGTCAGCAGCATATGTTATGAGGAGCCTTCTACTCTTTTGGTGCTAGGCTTATTTATGCTTAGGCGACCAGTCTCCTGAGCTAATTAAGACTCAGGGACAATTTCATTGCCTTTTAGGGTAGAACTAGCCTAGCCTGCACAGGGCATCCCCTAACCTAGAGCATTTCTGCTTCTCACCCCCACTCCACCAATTGCTACATATTACTCTGGCCACAAACATTCCTTATATATGTCCCCCCATTCACGTTTCATAGTCACATGTGTTCCCTGCCTgtgtcccttcccctcttctgtgGTATGGTAACCTATAAGAAGGAATGAATGGGGCCCTTTCTTATCTTTTGTTTTGCTGTTATTTGATTCAATGTTTTTTTGTTTAAACTAATGTTTTTCTAATTGGTCTAGTTAAAAAAAGTCAGTGGGAGTTTGTTCATTTCTAACGTCAATGAACATTATTAACCTTCTTGGATCTGGCGGTAGCTCCTAACAAATATTTTGGAAAAGGATGGAAGAGTAAAATAGTAGCTGTTGCTATGAGTGATAGGGCCTAGCAGCCTCTACCGCATCGTCTTCCTGGCCACCTATGCCTCTGATCCTCAGATGACCTTCTCTGATCAAGTGAGTACTCCACCTGGCTAGGATTTCCTTTTTCTTGCGTCTATCAAGTTTGCTCCCCCTGTCTTTGTGCTTCTGGATAGATAACTGATGAAGACAAATACCTATTCTTTCTATTACCTCTCATTAGGGTTAcaaaattttttgtgtgtgtgtgtgcgtaacGGTAGAAGTTGATTGAGTAAAGCATTCCTTATATATGTGCCCCGCCCCACCTCCATTTATTTAAAGTATAACAATATAACAGCTTGCCCAACTATTTCCTTCCCCTCAAAGTACTTTCTACTTCTCTAAGGAAAGTGATGCACCTCCTGAGATCTCCAGGGCAAGGTGTCTCAGTGTGCAACTTCTTAGAGAAAAGGACAGTACAATACACCTCCCAAGAAATGAAATTACACACTATACCTGTGAAAAAATGGCATACTTTACCCACTCCTGACAGGATTTGCTAAGAGTAATAAAGCTCAACAGTCTGCCCTGGGGACGTTCACATTCCAGTCTGATCATGGCCTGTGAATTCTGGTCTTAACCCTGTCTGATAATCTCAGGGCAGGAATCCAGAAGGTCCCAAGGGTATTAGAATGTGTCCCACAAGGTGTATGCAACTTTCCCTTACTAACAGTGTGTGgggaaaatactttatttttaaaaaattaatattatttgaaCCTGACTTTCTGTGGTAAAAATTGTCTAATTTAAGCTTAGCATAGTAGTCAGGCTGACctcaaagaagggggaagggaagccaGACGGCTGCAAAGAATGCTTAAATCCCACCCAGATCTTGGGTTCACTCCAAACACTCGTGACCAGAGAAATTCTTGTGTAGCGATAGTTGGATGGGGGAACCAAATGTTTGGTCTGCTCACAAAGGTTTTATTTTAGGCCCACCCAGAGCTTGTATTTTGGCTTTTCCccaattttattgaatatttatacTTACACTTACAAAATGTTTGTCAGCTGTATTGCAATtgcaaagatctgtgatttcaacagTATGGGTTTTCCCTCTATTGGTATAGATCTGTAACACCTCTGCGATTTAATAGGGAGGTGTCATGGACTGGTTGAAAAAACTCATCACCTTATAGCTACTTTCTTGATTAGGCTCTTCCAAATTAATTAAGCCATCAACAGACAgactgctattttttaaaaatcagagcttTTACTCTGGCAGCACACCCTGgcctttgagaaggaaggaaaaatgcctttattaagcacctactatgtgccaggaacttctGAAAAAGACtgcatttgatccccacaacaacctgaTGAGGCAGGTGCTGCTATCTCCCCCACTTtggagttgaagaaactgaagcagaggttacAAGCCTTGCCTAAAGTTACACGgactgtaagtgtctgaggccagatttgaacttggctttCTTGACTcttggcccagtgctctctccactgcaccgcctagctgcctctgaaacTCGACCACCAATGGGACATGATGAAATGTCACCTAAGAATATTCATCAAAAGCCACAACTTGTGGATTAGCTTAAATTGAAACagaggtgattttttaaaaatcttggttGTTTTGCCCCAGGTggagtaaattttaaaattagagaGTTATACAGGCATAATTTTAGAGTAGGAAGGGGGTCTTCTATGTAATATAGTCCAAACTCTAAACTAAAGCATGAAACCCCTTTTCAATGTTCCTGATGAATTGTTGTTATTCTCcatctaatatatacatatatatatatgcacacacatacatacacatgtgcacatgtatgtatgtgtatatatgcgtgtgtgtgtatagtgaGATAGGCTCTTGGAAAGGTATTATACCTTTGGGTTTAAGATACCTAGGAACACAGAGGAGTGGATAGCTTAGTGGTTCAGTCAATATAGTACTAggcttcgagtcaggaagacctgtgttcagatctagccttggacactcactagctctatgatgctgtgcaaatcacttaacttctacttgcctcagcttcctcaactgtagaatgaggggattggacttaaGGCTTTCTAGGGTctaaaccaggagagagtagtgtcctggaaacctagagagaagaggacgTCAAGTAGAGTGATCACTGTACTCTGAGACAAGGTCAAAATAGGCACATgattacacataaagggtgataccataaacaaattagcagactatggaatagtttacctgtcacatctctggataagggaagaatttaaggccaaacaagatatagagagcattataaagtATAAAATAGTGTTAactatataaaattaatttttttgcccaaacaaaaccaaatgcaaccaaaattaggacAGCAGAAaactgggtttgttttttttttttgcagcaagCATCTCTGATgaagtcttcatttctcaaatatatagagaactgaatcaaatttataacaataaaagtcattcctcaactgataaatggacaaaggatatggacaggcagtttgcagacaaagaaatcaaagctatctataatcatataaaaatgctctaaatcactattggttagagaaatgcaaattaaaacagctctgaggtaccaccttgcatctatcagattgactaatatgacaaaaagaaaaacaatgttagaggagatgtaggaa from Trichosurus vulpecula isolate mTriVul1 chromosome 8, mTriVul1.pri, whole genome shotgun sequence harbors:
- the LOC118827886 gene encoding disintegrin and metalloproteinase domain-containing protein 20-like isoform X1, with the translated sequence MGSSVARAGLLLALELALLDPAGCLQHRPGWRFSSFEVVIPRQLSSRRALRGSSGALAEVPGRLSYSLRFGGRRYVVHMRVKKFLLPRHLPILVDDKQGAPQEEYPYVPNDCYYHGYLEGIPASMAVLNTCQGGLRGTLHLDDFTYEIEPLHSSSQFEHVLSQLVPEEGEAGQNLFRCSLTNEMNEQLSYSVTGLRPRAGPFSHWWPHIRYLKIAICVSSSRVDTHNRNLTIHIDQMVTLTHIVDSIYKQFRIFTVLVFLYLWQYSDKVPLIGSSSEIAEHYGLWKNLVISNNFPHDTSALVTGNKAGETGYAAFPNSICNGNWAAILLWFQDDRVFYYSVILAHYIGHNFGLPHDQIYCHCIRRSHCLMEDHPLFSDSLSNCSYGRFFDLVNYWDQCLNRLPNVYDNYAYSFRLCGNKRIDINEQCDCGSVKECLEDPCCSMRCERTPNSDCAYGPCCESCHFRALGLLCRRAFSTCDLPEFCNGSSAFCPLDSYVQDGTPCTANAICFKGNCTDRHIQCRETFASTRVVNANDACYEQLNVKGDRFGNCGVETQKKNDSKGEKQKEIKYITVPCRQSTVKCGRLQCEGLQTMPNLDEHITIHQIVVKKDRRDITCFGTEYHYGTGWIDFGMVWDGSKCTKSTMCLNQICVPIAQLRFDCSPEKCNYRGVCNNHKNCHCQFGWSPPFCTLLGYGGSLDSGPTENDDTDFILFAILVFVLIRIILFFVSFSMAVVAYIRRTTKSSTSIMD
- the LOC118827886 gene encoding disintegrin and metalloproteinase domain-containing protein 20-like isoform X2, with amino-acid sequence MGSSVARAGLLLALELALLDPAGCLQHRPGWRFSSFEVVIPRQLSSRRALRGSSGALAEVPGRLSYSLRFGGRRYVVHMRVKKFLLPRHLPILVDDKQGAPQEEYPYVPNDCYYHGYLEGIPASMAVLNTCQGGLRGTLHLDDFTYEIEPLHSSSQFEHVLSQLVPEEGEAGQNLFRCSLTNEMNEQLSYSVTGLRPRAGPFSHWWPHIRYLKIAICVSSSRVDTHNRNLTIHIDQMVTLTHIVDSIYKQFRIFTVLVFLYLWQYSDKVPLIGSSSEIAEHYGLWKNLVISNNFPHDTSALVTGNKAGETGYAAFPNSICNGNWAAILLWFQDDRVFYYSVILAHYIGHNFGLPHDQIYCHCIRRSHCLMEDHPLFSDSLSNCSYGRFFDLVNYWDQCLNRLPNVYDNYAYSFRLCGNKRIDINEQCDCGSVKECLEDPCCSMRCERTPNSDCAYGPCCESCHFRALGLLCRRAFSTCDLPEFCNGSSAFCPLDSYVQDGTPCTANAICFKGNCTDRHIQCRETFASTRVVNANDACYEQLNVKGDRFGNCGVETQKKNDSKGEKQKEIKYITVPCRQSTVKCGRLQCEVWRLWHTSEELRKVAPASWTRVFFPL